The Papaver somniferum cultivar HN1 chromosome 3, ASM357369v1, whole genome shotgun sequence genome includes a region encoding these proteins:
- the LOC113358242 gene encoding adenine DNA glycosylase-like, with translation MVILHGQLKVLCSYSLRDDSEFETLKNQQQQQYNNWLTMAGKSKKKKSLNFSNISDTDSSTSSEEEEKKKKKRRKRRVVVKRGNDRTNPNQTGKPTKSSVLDIEDFSDELTVLKIRASLLDWYDANQRVLPWRKKRGSSIQPDEEDERQTFKRAYAVWVSEIMLQQTKVATVIDYYNRWMDKWPSLQHLAQATQEEVNEMWAGLGYYRRARFLLEGAKMVIEGGEEFPRTVPQLLKVRGIGDYTAGAIASIAFNESVPVVDGNVVRVIARLKAISANPKESETIKSFWKLAGQLVDPFRPGDLNQALMELGATICTPTSPSCSSCPISEQCHAFSLSKNSQSVQVIDYPLKVIKPKPRREFSAVCVVEILDDQKGTCSNMSSRLLLVKRPEEGLLAGLWEFPSVLFDGEGDLGTRRKVMDQYLKKSFELDTRNCNVISREEVGDCIHIFSHIRLRMYVELLVINLNGEEKILSEKEGNDTVAWKCISSNAIEGMGLTSGVRKVYNMIQQYKQKTSLVYSRKKKNTQTK, from the exons atggtcattttacaCGGCCAACTCAAGGTTCTCTGCTCCTACAGCCTGAGAGATGATTCTgagtttgaaactttgaagaatcagcagcagcagcaatacaaCAACTGGTTAACAATGGCGGGAAaatctaagaagaagaaaagtttgaATTTTTCCAATATATCTGATACTGATTCTTCAACATCTTCCgaggaggaagagaagaagaagaagaagaggaggaaaaggCGAGTGGTGGTGAAAAGAGGGAATGACAGAACAAACCCTAACCAAACGGGGAAGCCGACTAAGAGTAGTGTtttagatattgaagatttctctGATGAATTAACTGTTTTGAAGATTAGGGCTTCTTTACTTGATTGGTATGATGCAAACCAGAGGGTTTTGCCATGGAGGAAGAAGAGGGGTAGTAGTATTCaaccagatgaagaagatgaaaggcAGACTTTTAAAAGAGCTTATGCTGTTTGGGTttctgaaatcatgttgcaacaAACTAAGGTTGCAACTGTTATTGATTATTACAATCGGTGGATGGATAAATGGCCTTCCCTTCAACATTTAGCTCAAGCTACTCAAGAG GAGGTTAATGAGATGTGGGCTGGACTGGGGTACTATAGACGGGCTCGCTTTCTCTTAGAG GGAGCAAAAATGGTGATTGAAGGAGGAGAAGAATTTCCAAGAACAGTTCCCCAGCTTCTTAAGGTTCGGGGAATAGGAGATTACACAGCTGGGGCCATTGCTTCCATAGCTTTCAATGAG TCTGTGCCAGTGGTTGATGGAAATGTTGTTAGAGTGATTGCTAGGCTGAAGGCCATTTCTGCGAATCCAAAGGAATCAGAAACTATCAAGAGCTTTTG GAAACtggcagggcagttagtggatcCTTTTAGACCCGGAGATCTGAACCAGGCTTTAATGGAACTTGGAGCAACCATATGCACTCCTACAAGCCCTAGTTGCTCTTCCTGTCCTATCTCAGAACAATGTCATGCGTTTTCACTctccaagaattctcaatcagtACAGGTTATTGATTATCCTCTAAAGGTTATAAAGCCAAAACCAAGACGCGAGTTTTCTGCTGTTTGTGTTGTAGAAATATTGGACGACCAGAAAGGAACCTGCAGTAATATGAGCAGTAGACTTTTACTTGTAAAAAGGCCGGAGGAAGGGCTTCTTGCAGGGCTTTGGGAATTCCCATCTGTGCTCTTTGATGGAGAAGGTGACTTGGGTACGAGGAGAAAAGTGATGGATCAGTACTTGaagaagtcatttgaactagatacTAGGAATTGTAACGTAATTTCAAGAGAAGAAGTTGGAGATTGCATACACATTTTCAGTCACATTCGACTCCGAATGTATGTAGAGTTGTTGGTTATAAATCTAAACG GTGAGGAGAAGATCTTGTCTGAAAAAGAGGGTAATGACACTGTAGCATGGAAGTGCATCAGCAGCAATGCCATTGAAGGCATGGGATTGACATCCGGAGTGCGAAAG GTTTATAATATGATTCAACAATACAAGCAGAAAACCTCACTCGTATATAgcaggaagaagaaaaataccCAAACAAAGTAA